The genomic region CTATATAAGCGGCACGTCAGCGGGTCAACCGGAGCCTGCACTCTGGATGCCGGGGGGTGTCCAACAGGGAGCGACCGGGCGGAGAGGCCCCTCGAGTGGGGTGCCGCGGCCCCCATCGGGGCATAGCCTTCCAGGGCAGGCACCCGCGTCGGAGGACACCCATGGCCTCTCTGCTGAACGGTCCCATTCTCATCGTCGAGGATGACGAGGACATCCGGGAAGCGCTCCAGGGCTTCCTGGAGCTGCAGGGCTATGACGTGGTCCTGGCCACCCACGGCCGGGAGGCCGTCGAGCAGCTGCAGCGCCAGCCCCGGCCCGCCCTCATCCTGCTGGACATGGCCCTGCCGGTGATGGACGGACACCGGGTGCTCACCTACCGCAAACAGACGAACGGGCTCCAGGAGGTGCCCGTCATCATCGTCTCGGCGGGAATGGCGGCGATGAACCCCCGGGACAGGGCCCTCTACGCGGCCAACTACAACGTGGCCGCCTTCCTGAAGAAGCCGGCGGACCCGGACCAGCTCCTGGAGACCATCGAGCGCCACGCGCTGCGCCCGTCGAGCGAGCCGGCAGGCGCCCCGGCGTGACGGAAGCCCGTTCCACCCCCTTCCAGGCGCCGGGAGGCCGGGAGACAATGCCTTCCCTTCAACGGTCTTCCTTGGAATGGGGCGTCGCGGCGTGCTCGGAGTGTGGATGCGCAGAGGGCTCCTCGGGGCCGCGCTGGCGGTGCTCGGGGTGCTGGCCCTGTCGCACTTCGTCCGGGTGCGCTACCAGGACCGCATCGTCCCGCTGAGCTCCGCCCCCGAGGCGCCGGTGGTGCTGGTGTTCGGCGCGGGGCTGGCGCCGGGCGGGGTGCCCTCGGCGGTGCTGGCGCAGCGGCTGGACACCGCGATTGCCCTCTGGAAGGCGGGCAAGGCGAAGGCGGTGCTCGTCAGCGGGGACAACTCGGACCGCTTCCATGACGAGACGCGCGCCATGCGCCGCTACATGCTCGACCGGGGGCTGCCCGAGCAGGCGGTGCTGGGAGACGACTCGGGGCTGTCCACCTATGACAGCTGCGTGCGCGCCTTCACCGTCTTCCAGGTCCGCAAGGCGCTGCTGGTGACGCAGGGCTTCCACCTGCCGCGCGCGCTGTACATCGCCAACTCGGTGGGCATGGACGCCTGGGGCGTGGCGGCGGACGAGGGCCGGCCCTCCACCCGGCGCTACGCGGTGCGGGAGATGTTCTCCCGGGTGCTCGCGCTGGCCATGGTGACGCTGGAGCGCAAGCCCACCTACCCGGCCGAGCGCACGGCGGCCACCGGGCGCTGAAGCCTCCGAGGGCAGGCGGGCAGGCACCGCTCGTTGCCGCGCCTCCCTGGGGTCCGCACTGTTAGCTCGGTAGCAGCCGAGCCACCGAGTTCCTCAGGAGGAAGAATCATGCGCTTCAAGAAGCTGGGTTCGGAGGATGTGGGGGAGGCGACTTCGCGACGCCATGTGGATCCGGTGACGGGACAGGAAGAGGTGAACATCACCGATCAGGACCTGGCGGCCACCCCTCCGCTGGAAGAGGAGCCTGACTTCCGCGACATCCTCCCGGACCAGATCCACGAGTTCCGTCGGGGCGAGGAGGACGAGGAGGAAGAGGACCGCGAGCTGACGGCGCGGCCGAGCCAGGACATGCGTCCCATCCAGAAGGAAGAGCTGCCCGAGGGCTAGAGCCGTGGCCACGGCATCGCGCCCGCGCTCCCAGGTGTCGCCCCGCACGGTGTGGACGGTGGGGCTCAACGTGCTGGGGCTGCTGGGCCTGCTGATGCTGCTGCGCGCGGCCAGTGGCGCCCTGTCCTGGGTGCTGGTGGCGCTCTTCCTGGCGCTGGCGGCCCAGCCGCTGGTGGCCTGGCTGGAGCGCCACGGCATCCGGCGAGGGCTGTCGGTGGCGCTGCTGTTCCTGGGCTCCCTGGGGCTGCTGGCGGCCCTGCTGACGACCTTCGTGCCCATGGTGCTGGAGCAGGGCCGGGGGCTGGTGACGGCCCTGCCGGGCCTCATCGAGTCGCTGCGCCACCAGGGGTGGATGGAGCAGCTGGACGCGCGCTTCGGCCTCTTCGACCGCATGGCGGAGGAGCTGCGCCAGGGGCTGCCGGGCGCGGCCATGCCCGTGCTGGGCGTGGTGACGGGCATCCTCCACCGCGTGGCGGCCTTCATCACGGTGGTGGTGCTGGCGGCCTTCTTCCTCGCCTTCGGCAAGGAGCTGTTCGACACGGCGATGCTCTGGGTGCCCCCGGACAAGCGCACGCACTGGTATCAGCTCGCGCTGCGCATCCACCGCACCGTGGGGCGCTACGTGGCGGGCTCGTTCTTCATCTCGCTCATCGGCGGCGTGGTGACGACGGTGACCCTGGCGCTGCTCGGAGTGCCCTACTTCCTGCCGCTGGGCCTGGTGATGGCGGTGCTGGGGCTCATCCCGTTCATCGGGGCGTTCCTCGGCGGGATGCTCATCGTGGGCGCGACGTTCGCCACCGTCGGCTCCCACGCCGGCTTCATCTCGCTGGGCGTGTTCCTGGCGTACCAGCAGGTGGAGAACCACCTGCTCCAGCCGTTCATCCAGCGGCGCACGCTGCGGATGAACCCCCTGCTCATCGCGCTGGCGATGCTGGCGGGCACGGCCTTCGCGGGCATCCTGGGGGCGCTGCTGGCGCTGCCGGTCGCCGGGGCCGTGCAGGTGCTCGCGCAGGACATGCTCGCCCGACGTCAGGAGCGCTGGCGCATCGAGGGCCAGGACGACACCCTCGCCGTGCCTCCACCGCCCCCCGTGCCCAACGAGGACGCCCCCGAGGCACGGCACTGAGGAGGGCTCGGGTGGGAGGCGTCGATGGCCTCCCACGCAGGCCCTCCCGCGCACGGCTCAGCGACCGCGTCGCGCCCCGGCCTTCTTGGCGGGGGCCTTCTTCGCCGCGCCCTTCCTGGCAGGAGCCTTCTTCGCAGGAGCCTTCTTCGCAGCAGCCTTCTTCGCAGTGGCCTGCTTTGCCGGGGCCTTCTTCGCAGCGGCCTTCTTGGCCGCAGCCTTCTTGGCAGCGCCCTTCTTGGCCGCAGCCTGCTTCGCCGGAGTCTTCTTCGCAGCGGGCTGCTTCGCCGGAGCCTTCTTGGCCGCAGCCTGCTTCGCCGGAGCCTTCTTGGCCGCAGCCTGCTTCGCCGGGGCCTTCGCGGCTGGAGCCTTCGCCGCCGTGCGCGCCGCAGCCTTCTTGCGAGGCACCGCGGGCTGCTCCTGGCTCTTGAGGCCTTCGATGCGCCGCTCGGCGGCAATCACCGCGGGCTCCTCGAGCCCTGCCTCCTTCTTGCCCGCCTTGCCCTTGAGGCTCTTCATGCGCCGCTCGGCGGCAATCACCGCGGGCTTGTCGAGCGTCGGCTCGCCCGCCACCGGTGCTGCCTCCTCGGCCTTGGGCGCTGCTTCCTCGGCCTTGGGCGCTGCTTCCTCGCCCTTGGGCGGCTTCGCGGCCTTGGGGGCCTTCGGAGCCTTGGGCGCTGCCTTCGGAGGCTTCGTCGCGGCCTTCATCGCCTTGACCGCTGCTTCCGGAACCTTGGGGCGCACGCCCTCCTCATACTCGTACGCCAGCTCCGGCACCTCGGCGGCCGCTTCCTCCTCGCCCGCCTCTTGCTGCGTGGCGGCCGCCTCCGCCTCCTCGCCCTCGGCAGCCACCGCCTCCTCTTCCTCCTCGCCCTCCGCGGCCTCCTTCCCCCCGGCCAGCTCGCTCAGCGCGCCCTGCACGGCGGCGATGGCTCGCGCGAAGGTCCGGTCGCCGAACTCCTCGTGCTCCACCGGCGGCACCAGCACGCTGAGCATGTTCGACAGCGAGCGGTAGAGCCGCATCTCCTTCTTGTCTTCGTCCCACGTGCCGTAGAGCCAGTCCTCGTCCCCGAGCGCATGCACCCATTCCGGCAGGGGCCCGCCCCCATCGCCCTGCTCCACCATGGCGGACTTGCGCGCCGTGAACAGGTGGCGGTGCGTCCCCTTCAGGCCGAAGCGCCACACCCCCGCCACCGGCAGCCCCACCAGCATCTTGCGCGTCTTCTCCAGCACGCTGGCCTGCTCGCCCTCGCCATGCAGCGGGTAGAGCACCACGTCCCCCTCGAACGCGCCGCCATTGAAGGCCGAGTACAGATCGCCCAGCTCACCCGGCAGCGGCACCCCGGACTCCGTCTCGGCCCGCCGCAGCTCCTCCGCGGCCACTCCCGGGTTCTTCGTCTTTGCTGACTTCTGCAGCGCCTCCAACCACTCGTGCATGGCCCCTCCACGAAACAACAGCGCCCCGTTCAGGCGCTCATGCCCCTCTGCGCAGTGCCAATGTCGGTCCTCCTGCACCTGCTGACCAGGGGAATGCTCCGTCCAACCACCGTTCTACACCGCTCTTTGCCTCTCCTCGCCAATCTTCACCTCCCGGGGTGACGTTCTGCTCGTCCGAGCACCCCTCGCGCCTGCCCCGACCAGGCCCCCGCGGGCCCCTCCGTGGGAAATTCCTTGCCCACCCTCGCGGGCCTGCTTCCTCGGCTCCCTGCTCCAGAAGGACCTCCAGCATCCACCACCCGACACACCGCAAGGCACGCCCGGTGCACGCCCCCCTGCCCTGGAACGGAGGGCGTATGGGGCGCTGGAGCTGGCTGCTGGGGGTGGGCATCGCGGGACTGGTGGCATGTGGGCCGGCGGACCATCAGCCTCCCGGGACGCCCCTCCCCGGTGTGACAGGGACGGACCCCCTCCCGGGAGATCCGGATGGGGGCATACCGGTCCCCACGCTTCCGGATGGGGGCCCCCCGGACGGAGAGCCCGGGGATGGCGGGCCCACCCTGCCGGATGGGGGCACCCCGGATGCGGGCCCCCGCCTGGGCGTGTACCCCGCCGTCCAGACGCGCGTGCCGACGTTCGACCTGCGCATCCTCCCGGAGCACCTGGCCCAGCTGGAGGCCAACCCGGAGTCGGACGACGAGGTGCCGGTGGTGGTGGTGTTCGACGGGGTGCCGGCCCCGGGCATGATGCGCTACCGCGGCGCCAGCTCCCGGACGCTGCCCCAGAAGAGCTTCAAGATAGAGCTGGACCCGGGCTACGAGTTCGAGGACCGGGACCACTTCGAGCTGCTGGCCGAGTACTACGACAGCGCCAAGCTGACCGAGAAGTTCGCGGTGGACCTCTTCACCGCGCTGGGGCTGCCGGTGCCGCGCGCCCGCTACGTCCGGGTGAGCATCAACGGCCAGCACAACGGGCTCTACCTGGACATGGAGCACGTGGGGAAGGACTACCTGAAGCACCACGCGCTGGAGCGCAGCGCCTCCATCTACCGCTGCGGAGACCGCAACTGCGAGCTGACGCTGCGCCGCGGCTCCTACCAGGGGGACTTCGAGAAGAAGACCAACGAGGACACGGGCCGCGCGGACCTGGATGCCTTCCTGGCCTGGGTGAACCGCTCGGATGACGCGCAGTTCGAGGCCCACGTGGGGCGGTACCTGGACGTGGAGGCCTACCTGGGCAACCTCGCCGTGGACGCGCTCATCTCCAACAACGTCATCGAGGACGCGCGCGGCTACTGGATCCACGAGCACCAGAAGGACCGGTGGCAGTACGTGCCGTGGGACTTGAACAACGCGCAGATGCTCTTCTGGCGCACGTGGGAGCCCACGGATCCGCCCATCACCAACCGGTGGCCGCAGGCCTTCAGCGTGTATGACCCGTGGGTGCAGCGCCTCTACGAGACGCGCCTGGCCCAGCGCCCGGCGCAGCGGCCCACCTGGAGCGTGCTCAACACCCGCATCTGGGACCGGCCCGCCCTGCGCGCCCGCCTGCTGGCGAAGCTCGAGGCGGCGCTCGCCGGCCCCTTCTCCGAGACCCAGGCGAACGCGCACATCGACGCGCTGTGGAACCTGGTGCGGCCGCAGCTGGAGCAGGATCCTTATATCTCGTCCGAGCACATGGCGCGGGCCCGCGGCTTCCTCAAGAAGTACGTGAAGGAGCGCGCCAGGTACCTGCGCGGCGTGCTCGACACGCTGAAGGCGCACGGCAGCGGGCCGCTCGTGCTGAGCGAGGTGAACGCCGGCAGCGCGGGCTACGTGAAGCTGCACAACCGCGGCGCCACGCCCCTCACGCTGGAGGGCTACGAGCTGACGAATGATCTGCGCGCCACCTCCCGGCACGTGCTGCCCACGCTGACACTGGAGCCAGGGCAGACGGTGCGCTTCGAGGCGGACGGGGACACGGCGGCGGGCCCCCTGCACCTGCCCTTCACCCTCTCCCGGGAGGGCGGCGAGGTGGGCCTCTTCGACGGCAAGCGCCTGTCGGAGTCCGGCAAGCTGCCCGTGTACGGACCGGAGGACATCCTCTATTACGGGCCGCTGCCCTCGGGGACGGTGTATGGGCGCAAGACGCCCCAGAGCGAGGACTTCGAGCGCAGGCCGCTGGCACCCTGACGGCCCGCCCGTTAGAGAGAAGCCCATGGCCCACCCGACGACCTACGAGGCAACCACCGAGAACTTCGACGCCCTGGTGCTCCAGCCCAAGGGCGAGCTGGTGGTGGTGGACTTCTGGGGCGACGGCTGCCCCAACTGCGACATCTACGCGGCGGCCGAGCCCTCCCTGCTCTCCGAGCTGGAGGGCGCCCCGATGCGCGTGGTGAAGGTGAACGCGTACGAGCAGGAGGAGCTGGCGCGGCGCTTCGGCCTGTTCGGCATCCCCACCTTCCTGCTCTTCCGGGACGGGAAGCTGCTCGGGAAGATGAGCCAGTACTACGGCCGGGAGTACTGGCTCGGCGTCGTCCGCGAGCACCTGCCCTCTCGGGCCTGAGGGCTCAGGCGCTCTGGGCCGTGGGCGATGAAGGCGGGTCTCCGCCCTCCAGGCCTCCGGCCACCCCGTCGAGCGGCGGCGTGACGAGGATGGGATCCGGTCCACCCTCGGGAGGCAGCTCCGAGGGCCCGCTGAGATCGATCCCCTCCAGGCTGCCCACGCGGAAGAAGGACGTGAGCCGCCGCAGGGTGTCGGCCTGCACGGCCAGCGCCTCGGCCTCCTTGGCCAGGTCCTCGGCGGACTTCGCGTTGCCCTGCGTGGTGCGCTCCACCTCGGACATGGCGTGGCTCATCATCCCCACGCTGGTGGACTGCTCGCGCGTGGAGGCGGCCACCTCGTGCACCAGCTCCGCCGTGCGGCGGATGGAGGGCACCAGGTCCCTCAACAGCCGGCCGGACTGCTCGGCGATGTTGCGGCTGGAGACGGCCAGCTCGCCAATCTCCCGGGCCGCCGTCTTGCTGCGCTCGGCCAGCCGGCGCACCTCGCCGGCCACCACGCTGAAGCCCTTGCCGTGCTCGCCGGCGCGGATGGCCTCGATGGCCGCGTTGAGCGCCAGCATGTTCGTCTGGTGCGCCAGCTCCTCGATGAGCGACACGTTGGTGGAGATGCGCCGCATGGCCTCCACCGTCTTGCCCACCGCCTGACCGCTCACCTCGGCGTCCTGCGCGCCCACCCGCGCCATCTCCTCCATCTTCTGGCAGCTCTCGGTGTTGCGCAGCACCGCGGCGCTGATCTCCTTGAGCGTGCGCGCGTTCTCCTCGGTGATGGTGGCCTGGTCGGTGGCGCCCTGCGCCAGCATCCGCGACGAGGAGGCCAGCATCGCGGAGGTGGACGCCAGCGTGGAGGCGCCGGCGCGCACCTCGGCGACAATCTTGGTGAGCCGCCCCACCGCCTCGCCCAGCGCCTTGCCCAGCGCGTCCTGGTCCGAGCGCGGCAGCACCCGCGCCGTCAAGTCTCCGTGGGCCAGGCCCACCGCCATGGCCACCATCTCCTGCGTGGAGCGCGCCATGTCCAGCGTGGAGCGCAGCAGCAGGGCGACCTCGTCCTGCGTCTCCACCTCCAGATCCAGCGCGTCCTCGCCCTCCTCCAGCAGCTCCAGCTCGCCGCGCGACAGGCGCATCGTCATGCGCGTCAGCCGCGCCACCGGCTCGATGATGATGCCGGAGATGCGCCAGGCCAGCAGCAGCCCCAGGCCGCTGAGCACCAGGCCGAGCAGGACGAGCTGCACCCTGAGCGACAGGAAGGCGGACTGGGCGCTGGTGTTGGACAGCTCCGCGAAGCGGCGGTTGATGGCCCTCAGCCAGTTCAGCGCCTCGGCGAGCCGCCCCAGCGCGCCCTCGAGCTGCTCTCCGTCCACCGGCGCCTGCGCCAGGACGCGATCCCTCAGCGGCCGATACCCGGCGAAGGCCACATCGAACAGCTGGAGCGCGGAGCTCTCGTCCTGCTGCAGCTTCAGCTCGTCCAGGCCCGTGAGCGTCTCGGTGAAGGCGAGGCTCTGCGTGCTGATCCACTCCTTCTTGTAGCGCTCGATGAGGGCCAGCAGCGCCGCCTCGTGCTCGCGCACCTTGGCGGCTCGCGCGGCGCGCTCCTCCGGGGAGAGGTTCGCCCGGGACAGCAGACGCAGCTCTCCGGCCAGGGCCTCGCGAAGGGTGAGGGCCTCGTCGAGCGCCATGATGGGCACGAGCATGGAGCCGTAGACGGTGTCGTACTCGGACTGGAGCTCCCACGTGCCCCGCAGTGCCAGCGACAGCACGAGGAAGACCGACACGGGGATGAGTACGGCGATGAGAGCCAGCTTCCAGAACAGCTTGAGACGACGGACCATGGGCGAGTGCCCCGAGGCGGGCATGGAGCCGGCCCGGAGAAGGCCTCGGAGTATAGAAATTCTCCACCCCCTACAGACAGTCCCCCTGTGTGGAAAGCGCCAGGCAAGGGGGGAGCCCAGGCCTTGGCGGCTACCCGACAGCCTCCTCCGGCCCCCTCCCGGCCAGCGGTGGACAGTGCGAGAGTGGAGGCTCGCATGCGCCTCGTCCTCGCCGTCCTGCTCGCCTCCTTGCCTGCGTTCGCCGCCTCCCCCTGGGACGCGCCCGCCTTCTCGGCGGATCCGGCCGCCCTGGTGGGAGCCGCGGCGGCGCTCCCCACCCCCGAGGGGGTGGACGTCGAGGTGCTCCTGGAGGAGGGCACCTTCTCCTATGACGCGAAGGGCCGTGAGACGTCCACCTCGCGCCTCGTCTACCGGGTGCTGACGTCCGAGGGGGCCAAGGGCTGGGCGACCGTGGGGGTGGACTACACGCCCTGGCACGAGGAGCGCCCGGAGGTGCGCGCCCGCGTCATCACCCCGGACGGCAAGGCGCACCTGCTGGATCCGTCCACCCTCATCGACTCCACCCCCACCGACAGCGCGCCGGAGACACTGTCGGACCGGCGCCTGCTGCACGGCCCGCTGCCCGCCATCACCGCGGGCGCCGTGGTGGAGCAGCTCATCACCACCCGCGAGACGGAGAGCGTGTTCTCCAGCGGGGTGGTGCGGCGCTTCTTCTTCGGCCGGGAGGTGCCGGTGCGGCGGGTGCGCCTCACGCTCGAGGTGCCTCGGGGCGGCACGCTGAACTTCGTCCCGCGCGGGGTGCGCGTGAAGCCCCGGCAGGAGCAGGCGGAGGGGCGCACGCGGCTGGTGTTCGAGCAGGGCCCGCTGGAGGCGGTGGAGCCTCCCGAGCCCTTCCTCCCCGCGGACGCGGTGAGCTTCCCCCACGTGGCCTTCTCCACGGGCCGGGCGTGGAGCGACCTGGCCCGCCGCTACCATGAGACGGTGGAGGCCCAGCTCGCCGGGGCGGACCTGGAGCGCACCGCGCGGGAGCTCGTCGGAGACGAGAAGCGCCGCGAGCGGGTGGCCGCGCGGCTGGCGAAGTGGATGCACTCGCAGGTACGCTACACGAGCCTCCAGTTCGGCGAGGCCGCCGTCGTCCCGCGCCAGCCGGCCGAGGTGCTGGTGCGCCGCTACGGCGACTGCAAGGACCTGTCCACGCTGCTGGTGGGGCTGCTGCGCGCCTCGGGGATTCCCGCCTCGGTGGCGCTGCTGCGCACGGGCTCGGAGGACGTGCAGGAGTCGCTGCCGGGCTTCGGCCTCTTCGACCACGCCATCGTCTACATCCCCGGCAAGCCGGCGCTGTGGATCGACGCCACGGACTCGTTCAGTCCGGTGGGGGAGCTGCCGGTGACGGTGCAGGGGCGGCTGGCGCTGGTGGCCAGCCCGGACACCAAGGGCCTGGTGCGCATCCCCGAGGCGCCGTCGTCCGCCAACAGCTTCACCACCACGCGCGAGGTGTACCTGTCCGAGCGCGGGCCCTCGCGCATCGTGGAGGTGAAGGACTCCACGGGGGCCGTGGCCGCCGCGTACCGCGAGCACTTCGCGCTCACCGAGGCCTCCCGCGTGCGCGAGGGCTACGTGGAGTACGTGAAGAGCGTCTTCGCCGCCTCGGACGTGGCGCGCCTGAAGTCCCAGGAGCTGGAGACGCTGGAGAAGCCCTTCCGCGTGGAGCTGGAGGTGCAGGACGCCAGCCGCGGCTTCACGGATGACCGGGAGGCGGCGGTGGGGCTCGGCGGCGCGTCCGTGCTCGGCCGGCTGCCGGACTACCTGATTGACGCGCCCTCGGACGACGAGCCGTGGATGAAGCGGGAGGGCGAGCTCGTCCTGATGGAGCCCTACACCGCGGAGCTGCGCTACCGCGTGGTGCCTCCGCCGGGCTACTCGCCCAAGCCGCTGCCCAGGGACTTCACGCGCCGGTTGGGGCCGGCCACCTACTCGGGCGTGTACGCCGTGAAGGGCGGGGAGGTGCACGTCACCTTCCGCTTCGATGCGGGCAAGCGCCGCTGGTCCGCGGCGGAGGTGGAGGCCTTCCGCTCGGCCTTCGAGGACCTGCGCGAGGAGGACGAGCCGATGCTCGGCTTCGAGCACGACGGCGCGACGCTGCTGGCGGACGGCCGCGTTCCCGAGGCGCTCGTGGCCTACCGCCGAGCGGTGGAGCGGCACCCGGGCGAGGCGCTGCACCGGGCGCAGCTGGCGCTCGCGCTGCTGGAGGCGGGCGCGGGGGAAGAGGCGCGCGCGATGGCACGCCGAGCCACCGAGGTGGAGCCGAAGTCCGGCCTGGCCTGGCGCACCCTGGGCTGGGTGCTGCAGCACGACGGCCTGGGCCGGCGCTTCAAGCCGGGCTTCGACTACGCGGGCGCCATCGCCGCGTACCGCAAGGCACGGGCGCTCGATCCGGACGACTTCGAGACGCGCGGGGACCTGGGCATCCTGCTGGAGTACGGCCCTGGGGGCGAGCGCTACGCCCGGGACTCCCGGCTGGGGGAGGCCGTGGCGGAGTTCCAGGCGCTGCGGGAGGACCTGGGCCGCAAGGACATGGACGACCACCTGCTGCTCGACCTGTTCCTGCTGGAGCGGTACGCGGAGGTGCTGAAGCTGGGCGGTACGCTGGAAGCCTCGCCGCTGCGCAGCAGCGTGCGCCTGAGCGCCTCGGCGCTGGTGGACGGACCGGCGGCGGCGGTGAAGAACGCGGCGAAGTGGGTGCCGGCCATCGATGCCCGCCGCGAGGCGCTGGAGGACGCCGCCAACCGGCTGCTGCGGCTGCGGCGCTACCCGGAGGCCGTGGCGCTGCTCACCGAGTCGGCCCGAGGCGCGCCGGACGCCGTGGAGAAGCAGCGGCGGCTGACGCCACTGACGAAGACGACGCGCTTCGAGCGCAAGGCCCTGAAGGGCGAGGATCCGCGCTCGGTGGTGCAGCGGCTGTTCCTGGCCGTGCTGGACGAGGACGGGGGCCAGGCGCAGGCGGAGGGGCTGATCCTCAAGTCGGTGCTCACGGCGGATCCGACCCTGCCCGCCGAGCTGCTGCGGACGGTGCGCGTGGTGCTCAACCAGGGCTTGCTGGCGGAGGTGCCACAGGACGCGGCGGTGGACCTGGCGCTGTCCTTGATGGAGCTGCGCATGGATGGGGACGCGAAGCAGGGCTTCCGCATCCAGTCGCGCCTGCCCTTCGAGGGCGCCAACGCCAGCGAGAACTGGTTCGTGGTGCGCTCGGGCGGCGAGTTCCGGCTGCTGGGGACGGGGTACGACTACGGGGTGCTGGGCCAGGAGGCGATGAGGCGCCTGGAGGCGGGAGACCTGGCGGGGGCGCGCCAGTGGCTGAACTGGGCGAGGGCGGCGATGCCCTCGACGCTGGTGGAGAGCCAGGCGGGCGCCAACTTCCTGCGCCTGTGGCGAAAGGGCGCGGAGGCCGGGCGGGAGGAGATGCGGCTGGCGGCGGCGAGCCTGATGGCCTTCGGGCAGCAGGCGGTGCGGGCCATTCCCCACCTGAGCCTGGCGCGAGAGCGGGCGACGACGGACGCGGAGCGACGGGGGTTCGATCGAGACCTGCTGGCGGCGTACTACCACCTGAAGCGGCTGCCGGAGATTCTCGAGACGGCGGATCGGCTGCTGGAGGCGGCGCCGGTGGATGAGGTGGCGTTCTCCCATGTGGCGTACGCGCTGCAGCAGCTCGAGCGGCCGGATGACCTGGTGAGGCGCGCGGAGGCGCGACTGAAGCTGTTGCCGGACGACGAGCGGGCGCTGGAGACGCTGGCGAACGTGGCGACGATGCGCGGCGACCTGAACAAGGCGCAGGAGTACCGGCGGCAGATCGTCGAGGCGGGCAAGGCGACGGCGCACACGTACAACGAGCTGGCGTGGAACACGCTGCTGCTGGGCAAGGTGAGCCAGGAGGCGGTGGAGGACGCGCTGAAGGCCAACAGCCTCACGAGCTACGGCAACGCGTCCTACGTGCACACACTGGCGACGCTCTACGCGGAGCTGGGCAAGGGGCAGGAGGCGCGCCAGTTCCTGCTCAAGTCCCTGGAGCTGCACGGCGTGGGGACGCTGGAGACCTACGACTGGTACGTGGTGGGACGGATCGCCGAGGGCTACGGGCTGCTGGAGGAGGCCCGCGCAGCCTACAAGCGCGCGCGGAGCTCCAAGCCGGACATCAGCAGCGTGGACTCGCTGGCCAGCACGCGGCTCAAGCTGTTGGAGGAGGTGCCGAGGACGGTGGCGAAGCCGGCCCCGTGACTCCTCCCGGCGATGTGCTAAGCGCGAAGGAGCAGCCCGCCTGAAGACGAGTCGACTCCTGTGGATCCGGCTGGGGCCGCGGGCGCACGCGACCCGCCCGCTCCGGCATGCGACAGCGCCCCTGGGCAGACGCGAGGGATCCCGAGGTGACCCGGATTACTCCGCGACGGCCAGCGCCTCGGCGGAAGGCAGGGAGGCGAAGGAGACCTGGGCCGCGAAGCCACCCGGCCCGTGGCCACGCAGCACGCTGACCGTGCCGTCCGAGCCGTTCGTCACCGCAAGGTCCACCCAGCCATCCGCGTCGATGTCACGAGCCACCACGGCGCTGCCACCCTCCACGGGGAAGGAGACCTGCGACGCGAGCGTCCCATCGCCCTGGTTCAGGAACACGCTCACCGTGCCGCTGTCCGGGTCCGTCACGGCGAGATCCACCTGACGGTCCCCATTGAAGTCCGCGCACGCCATCGCGGCGGGGAACCGACCCATCGCCTGGAAGACGCCGGACACGTCGAAGGCTCCCTCGTCGTTGCAGCGATCCAGGGCCTGGGTGCTCGTGGCCAGGTCCGCACCGGCCTCCACAGCCTCGGGCTGGCCGCAGCCGACGGCGAACAGGGACACCACAGCGACTCCAACCCACGACATCGTGTTCAGGCTCGACATGACTCTCCACTCCTTGCGTTGGTATCCGCCCCTCCTCGAGAGGGGCGTGGCAGGTGTGAAGAATACGGATCGGTCTGACATTTCCCGGGGGCAGCGCTCGGGCTCCCGGCCCACATCCGCGCCTGCGCCCCGGGTAGGCTTCACCCCAGGCTGTGGAGCCGACTCCGCAGGTCGGTCCGCCCGGGGAGCTGGCGGTGTGTTCAGGTCTCCGGGGAGACCTGTTGTGGCGCGGTGAGGCC from Hyalangium gracile harbors:
- a CDS encoding thioredoxin family protein; the protein is MAHPTTYEATTENFDALVLQPKGELVVVDFWGDGCPNCDIYAAAEPSLLSELEGAPMRVVKVNAYEQEELARRFGLFGIPTFLLFRDGKLLGKMSQYYGREYWLGVVREHLPSRA
- a CDS encoding response regulator; the encoded protein is MASLLNGPILIVEDDEDIREALQGFLELQGYDVVLATHGREAVEQLQRQPRPALILLDMALPVMDGHRVLTYRKQTNGLQEVPVIIVSAGMAAMNPRDRALYAANYNVAAFLKKPADPDQLLETIERHALRPSSEPAGAPA
- a CDS encoding AI-2E family transporter, which codes for MATASRPRSQVSPRTVWTVGLNVLGLLGLLMLLRAASGALSWVLVALFLALAAQPLVAWLERHGIRRGLSVALLFLGSLGLLAALLTTFVPMVLEQGRGLVTALPGLIESLRHQGWMEQLDARFGLFDRMAEELRQGLPGAAMPVLGVVTGILHRVAAFITVVVLAAFFLAFGKELFDTAMLWVPPDKRTHWYQLALRIHRTVGRYVAGSFFISLIGGVVTTVTLALLGVPYFLPLGLVMAVLGLIPFIGAFLGGMLIVGATFATVGSHAGFISLGVFLAYQQVENHLLQPFIQRRTLRMNPLLIALAMLAGTAFAGILGALLALPVAGAVQVLAQDMLARRQERWRIEGQDDTLAVPPPPPVPNEDAPEARH
- a CDS encoding SMI1/KNR4 family protein → MHEWLEALQKSAKTKNPGVAAEELRRAETESGVPLPGELGDLYSAFNGGAFEGDVVLYPLHGEGEQASVLEKTRKMLVGLPVAGVWRFGLKGTHRHLFTARKSAMVEQGDGGGPLPEWVHALGDEDWLYGTWDEDKKEMRLYRSLSNMLSVLVPPVEHEEFGDRTFARAIAAVQGALSELAGGKEAAEGEEEEEAVAAEGEEAEAAATQQEAGEEEAAAEVPELAYEYEEGVRPKVPEAAVKAMKAATKPPKAAPKAPKAPKAAKPPKGEEAAPKAEEAAPKAEEAAPVAGEPTLDKPAVIAAERRMKSLKGKAGKKEAGLEEPAVIAAERRIEGLKSQEQPAVPRKKAAARTAAKAPAAKAPAKQAAAKKAPAKQAAAKKAPAKQPAAKKTPAKQAAAKKGAAKKAAAKKAAAKKAPAKQATAKKAAAKKAPAKKAPARKGAAKKAPAKKAGARRGR
- a CDS encoding SanA/YdcF family protein, coding for MRRGLLGAALAVLGVLALSHFVRVRYQDRIVPLSSAPEAPVVLVFGAGLAPGGVPSAVLAQRLDTAIALWKAGKAKAVLVSGDNSDRFHDETRAMRRYMLDRGLPEQAVLGDDSGLSTYDSCVRAFTVFQVRKALLVTQGFHLPRALYIANSVGMDAWGVAADEGRPSTRRYAVREMFSRVLALAMVTLERKPTYPAERTAATGR
- a CDS encoding CotH kinase family protein; amino-acid sequence: MGRWSWLLGVGIAGLVACGPADHQPPGTPLPGVTGTDPLPGDPDGGIPVPTLPDGGPPDGEPGDGGPTLPDGGTPDAGPRLGVYPAVQTRVPTFDLRILPEHLAQLEANPESDDEVPVVVVFDGVPAPGMMRYRGASSRTLPQKSFKIELDPGYEFEDRDHFELLAEYYDSAKLTEKFAVDLFTALGLPVPRARYVRVSINGQHNGLYLDMEHVGKDYLKHHALERSASIYRCGDRNCELTLRRGSYQGDFEKKTNEDTGRADLDAFLAWVNRSDDAQFEAHVGRYLDVEAYLGNLAVDALISNNVIEDARGYWIHEHQKDRWQYVPWDLNNAQMLFWRTWEPTDPPITNRWPQAFSVYDPWVQRLYETRLAQRPAQRPTWSVLNTRIWDRPALRARLLAKLEAALAGPFSETQANAHIDALWNLVRPQLEQDPYISSEHMARARGFLKKYVKERARYLRGVLDTLKAHGSGPLVLSEVNAGSAGYVKLHNRGATPLTLEGYELTNDLRATSRHVLPTLTLEPGQTVRFEADGDTAAGPLHLPFTLSREGGEVGLFDGKRLSESGKLPVYGPEDILYYGPLPSGTVYGRKTPQSEDFERRPLAP